In Myxocyprinus asiaticus isolate MX2 ecotype Aquarium Trade chromosome 3, UBuf_Myxa_2, whole genome shotgun sequence, the following proteins share a genomic window:
- the LOC127422606 gene encoding notch-regulated ankyrin repeat-containing protein B-like: MSQADMTCSARQRVFQEALRKGNTKELHSLLQNMTNCEFNVNSFGPEGQTALHQSVIDGNLELVKLLVKFGADIRLTNRDGWSALHIAAFGGHQDIVLYLITRAKYSSSAL; the protein is encoded by the coding sequence ATGAGTCAGGCGGACATGACTTGCTCTGCGCGTCAAAGGGTGTTTCAGGAAGCGCTCAGGAAGGGCAACACTAAGGAACTTCACTCCCTCTTACAGAACATGACAAACTGTGAATTTAACGTGAACTCGTTCGGACCGGAGGGGCAGACGGCGTTGCACCAATCTGTGATCGATGGGAACCTGGAGTTAGTGAAGCTGCTGGTGAAGTTCGGCGCAGACATCCGACTGACCAACAGGGACGGATGGAGCGCGCTGCACATAGCAGCGTTTGGTGGACATCAAGACATCGTTCTGTACCTCATCACACGGGCGAAGTACTCATCAAGCGCACTCTGA